In a single window of the Dreissena polymorpha isolate Duluth1 chromosome 3, UMN_Dpol_1.0, whole genome shotgun sequence genome:
- the LOC127874371 gene encoding uncharacterized protein LOC127874371: MYSKVVRKMCNLTCKKASMLVCGGFIILMFTLYALFFNHGAPEDIMVANKGSQVNPKFKHYHDRDPHKMNELEKEVAEEERRAAQHWDEFIAKNDFVNIGEIYDNCDEKDRVMIGRTIMLPTVHWAGLKGVKSRTFINITLHEELTGGKFFLEVKYNGKDLFARNWELCTLDEDYDDRVVYCPFLAQDYSFVKDRDIPVYLPKGRYQTKGWITDVNDEIVACGFSDFTL; the protein is encoded by the exons ATGTATTCGAAAGTAGTCAGAAAAATGTGCAATTTAACGTGTAAAAAGGCCTCCATGTTAGTATGCGGCGGATTCATCATTCTCATGTTCACGCTCTACGCGCTGTTCTTCAACCACGGCGCCCCGGAGGATATCATGGTGGCCAACAAGGGCTCCCAGGTCAACCCCAAATTCAAGCACTACCACGATCGCGATCCCCATAAAATGAACGAGCTTGAGAAGGAAGTGGCGGAAGAGGAGCGCAGGGCCGCCCAACACTGGGACGAGTTCATCGCCAAGAACGACTTCGTGAATATAGGAGAGATTTACGATAACTGCG ATGAGAAGGACCGGGTGATGATAGGTCGCACCATCATGCTACCAACCGTACACTGGGCCGGACTAAAGGGCGTCAAATCGCGTACCTTCATCAACATCACCCTCC ACGAGGAACTTACCGGCGGCAAGTTCTTTCTTGAAGTCAAGTATAATGGCAAGGACCTGTTCGCCCGCAACTGGGAGCTGTGCACGCTGGATGAGGATTATGATGACAGGGTGGTCTACTGCCCTTTTCTTGCACAGGACTACTCCTTTGTGAAGGACCGCGACATCCCGGTGTACCTACCAAAG GGTCGTTACCAGACGAAGGGCTGGATTACAGACGTGAATGACGAGATCGTAGCGTGTGGATTCTCGGACTTCACCCTTTAA
- the LOC127874370 gene encoding iroquois-class homeodomain protein irx-2-like: MGPGAAQTGSQHYMPRVPSLPENVYTSLQYASQRPADDNANFYNASAHSKLKAASSLGSHYFVDHMMNPHPYSSLYPGFDINAVRRKNATREITGPLKAWLSQHKKNPYPTKGEKVMLAIATRMTLTQVSTWFANARRRMKKDNLSDDEDDLGTSGDEIRQRSGSVSSRSQASSEADVSRESDISRELDHSDTEEQHVLVARPAKKCVQRLFSPDMRTGPEIAEPASSPESLPKSPEYTNTRLPSVSEMMSSIQFQTKPLPVLSTDRKSDISHKPKIWSISEIINPASRSTIQESTDALPQGPNSLPPQGFANTYSMYHNHGYPSNDSSYLYQNASHAGYICSTDYTEAPSAVQYL, encoded by the exons ATGGGGCCCGGAGCTGCCCAGACTGGTAGCCAGCACTATATGCCCCGGGTTCCGAGTCTACCAGAAAACGTGTACACCAGTCTGCAATATGCGAGCCAGAGGCCGGCAGACGACAACGCAAATTTCTATAAC GCATCCGCCCACAGTAAGCTGAAGGCAGCCTCCTCGCTGGGCTCGCACTACTTCGTGGACCACATGATGAACCCCCACCCCTACAGCTCGCT GTATCCGGGCTTTGACATCAATGCCGTTCGTCGCAAGAACGCAACGCGGGAAATTACGGGCCCGCTTAAGGCGTGGCTCAGCCAGCACAAAAAGAACCCGTATCCAACCAAAGGTGAAAAGGTCATGCTGGCAATAGCGACGCGGATGACATTGACACAGGTGTCCACGTGGTTCGCCAACGCAAGGCGGCGCATGAAGAAAGACAACTTGAGCGATGACGAAGACGACTTAGGGACTTCCGGAGATG AGATCCGTCAGCGCAGCGGAAGTGTCTCCAGTCGCTCCCAGGCCAGTAGTGAGGCGGACGTCTCCCGCGAGTCCGACATCTCGCGAGAACTGGACCACTCGGACACCGAGGAGCAGCATGTGCTCGTCGCGCGCCCCGCCAAAAAGTGCGTGCAGCGTCTCTTCTCGCCGGACATGCGCACTGGACCGGAAATCGCCGAGCCCGCCAGCTCTCCGGAGAGCCTGCCGAAGAGCCCCGAATACACGAACACCCGTCTTCCGTCCGTTTCCGAAATGATGAGCAGCATACAGTTCCAAACTAAACCACTTCCGGTTTTAAGTACAGACAGAAAGTCGGACATTTCTCACAAACCCAAAATATGGTCAATTTCAGAAATCATAAACCCGGCCAGTAGATCGACAATTCAAGAAAGTACTGATGCCTTACCCCAAGGGCCGAATTCCCTTCCGCCCCAAGGCTTTGCGAACACGTATTCCATGTACCATAACCACGGTTACCCAAGCAACGACAGTTCGTATCTCTACCAGAACGCTTCCCACGCGGGTTACATTTGTAGCACGGATTATACCGAGGCTCCTTCCGCTGTACAGTATTTGTGA